In a single window of the Nocardioides massiliensis genome:
- the fbaA gene encoding class II fructose-bisphosphate aldolase produces MPIATPEVYAEMLDKAKRESFAFPAINVTSSQTLNAALKGFADAGSDGIIQVSTGGAEYLSGPSVKDMVTGSAAFAAYAAEVAKNYPVNIALHTDHCPKDKLDGFVRPLIKLSAERVKRGEAPLFQSHMWDGSAVPLDENLQIAEELLAACTEAKIILEIEVGVVGGEEDGIVGAIDEKLYTTPEDALATVAALGLGEKGRYMTALTFGNVHGVYKPGNVKLRPEILKDAQQAIIEKYGEGSGFGPDALPLDLVFHGGSGSSAEEIAAAVDYGVVKMNVDTDTQYAFTRPVVEHMLRNYDGVLKIDGEVGNKKLYDPRSWGKAAEAGMAARVVEACENLRSTGKAVNV; encoded by the coding sequence ATGCCCATCGCCACCCCCGAGGTCTATGCCGAGATGCTGGACAAGGCGAAGCGCGAGTCCTTCGCCTTCCCCGCCATCAACGTCACGTCGTCGCAGACGCTCAACGCCGCGCTGAAGGGCTTCGCCGACGCCGGCAGCGACGGCATCATCCAGGTCTCGACCGGTGGCGCGGAGTACCTCTCCGGCCCGTCGGTCAAGGACATGGTGACCGGCTCCGCCGCGTTCGCGGCCTACGCCGCCGAGGTCGCGAAGAACTACCCGGTCAACATCGCGCTGCACACCGACCACTGCCCCAAGGACAAGCTCGACGGGTTCGTGCGGCCGCTGATCAAGCTGTCGGCCGAGCGGGTCAAGCGCGGTGAGGCTCCGCTGTTCCAGTCCCACATGTGGGACGGCTCCGCCGTACCTCTCGACGAGAATCTCCAGATCGCCGAGGAGCTCCTGGCCGCCTGCACCGAGGCCAAGATCATCCTCGAGATCGAGGTCGGCGTCGTCGGCGGCGAGGAGGACGGCATCGTCGGCGCGATTGACGAGAAGCTCTACACCACCCCCGAGGACGCCCTGGCCACCGTCGCGGCGCTCGGGCTGGGGGAGAAGGGCCGCTACATGACGGCGCTGACCTTCGGCAACGTGCACGGCGTCTACAAGCCTGGCAACGTCAAGCTCCGCCCGGAGATCCTCAAGGACGCCCAGCAGGCGATCATCGAGAAGTACGGCGAGGGCTCCGGCTTCGGCCCCGACGCGCTCCCGCTCGACCTGGTCTTCCACGGCGGCTCCGGCTCCAGCGCCGAGGAGATCGCCGCGGCCGTCGACTACGGCGTCGTGAAGATGAACGTCGACACCGACACCCAGTACGCCTTCACCCGCCCGGTCGTGGAGCACATGCTCCGCAACTACGACGGCGTGCTGAAGATCGACGGCGAGGTCGGCAACAAGAAGCTCTACGACCCGCGCTCGTGGGGCAAGGCCGCCGAGGCCGGCATGGCCGCCCGCGTCGTCGAGGCCTGCGAGAACCTGCGCTCCACCGGGAAGGCCGTCAACGTCTGA